Part of the Permianibacter fluminis genome, GGAAAATTGGAGCGCAATTATACCGGAGCCGAGCAGCCTCTGGCTGCTCGGAATCCCGGTGAATCAGGGCGAATCCGGGTAAAAGCTCAGTGCGTTGCCCGGCAGAGCCGATGCAGCCGCAGTCAAACCGAAGCGGAAAGCGCTTGTGGTAGTGCTAAGGCCATCACGATGCCGTCTTCACGCCCTTCCAGCGCCGGGTAATAGCCTTTGCGGTAGCCAATTTGCTGGAACCCGGCCTTGCGGTACAGTGTCTGTGCGCCGACGTTGGAAACCCGGACTTCCAGCAATGCCTTTTTGCAGCCAGAGCCACTGGCCAGCAGCAGCCATTCCTGCAGCAACAACTCGCCAAGGCCCTGGCGGTGACAATCCGGATCGACGCACAGGTTGAGCAGATGCGCTTCATCCAGCACCCGCTGACCGACGAAATAGCCCAGCAGCTGCTCACCGCGCCAAAGCGCCTGACAGTCGTAGCGGGCAATCAAACAGTCGTAGAAAACGCCGTAACTCCATGGCACGGCGTAAGCGCGGCGTTCAACCGCGTGGATGGTATCGAGATCCGATTTTGCAAACGGCTTGAGCACCAGGCCATTGCCCAGTGACCGCATCAAGGTGACTCCGGCGCAGGCGGCGGCACCAGCCCGGCCAGCAGGCGCAAGTCATCCCAAACCAGGCGTTTCAGCGCAGCGTTTTGCCGAGCTTCATCCGGGTGATAACTGACCACGACACGGCTTTGTCCAAACAGATGCACGCGACCGCGCAGCGGTGCGGCAATGTCATTGCCGAGCAGTGCCCGAGCACTGCGCTCACCGAGCACCAGAATGGTAGCAGGCACAGCGAGCGGCTCGCCACGTTCGACACCGATCACTGCCACCGCTGTCGCAGCGGGCAAGGTTGCCAACATGGCATTGAGCAGCGCCCCTGACCCGGTATCCGGATGCAGCAGGGCATCGCGCTGATTTTTTTCCGCCAACGCGAGCACCAGAATCGGCGCCTGATTGCCAGCCCGCAGCAAACGACCGCGCAACGACGGCATGCTCACCGGCGCGCTTTGCGCAGACGCACTTTGCGGCGAAACGGTTTGCGAAGAAACGGTTTGCGGAGTGGGGTTGCGTTCGACCGTCGCGCTGACTGGCGATACGCTGGCTGGAGCTGCAACGAGTGGTGACACGTTGGCTGTTGCTACGTGCCGCACCGCAACCGGCGCCGATGCTTCCACCGCAACGGGACGCGCGCCCTGCTGCGAAAAAAACACCGTGTGTTGCGCAACGACGCTGTCGTCGCCGTTTTGCGACACCGCCTCTTCAGCCAGCGCGCTTTCCGTCACTCGCGGCAACCACTCGACAATGCCCATGCGGCGCAAGGCCGCGCTGCGCGCCTGCATGTTTTCCGCAGCGCTCATCGAGCGGCTCGCCCAGTCTTCATATCAGTGCGTTGCCACATGCGGATGCAGCCGGGATTCCATGGTCTGCAAAGTATTCAGCGCATGCAGATAGGCTTTCACCGACGCCACCACGATATCCATGTCGGCGCCATGACCGGTCACGATATGGTTGTCGTGCTCAACGCGGACGTTCACCTCGACTTGCGAATCCATGCCTTTGGTGACGGCATTGACGGTGAATTCCTGCACCGCGACGTCGCTACCGACCAGATCATTGACGGCCCGATAAGCCGCATCGACCGGGCCATTGCCTTGGGCATTGGCCTGCTTTTCGTTGCCGTTGATCGACAGCACCAAACTTGCTGCCGGCGTTTCGCCGGTTTCGCTGTGCACTTTCAGGCTGACCAGACGCAGCCCTTCATTGACCTGAATCTGTTGACTGTCTTTGGCGATGGCGAGCAGATCATCATCGAACACTTCGTGTTTTTTATCGGCCAGATCCTTGAACCGGGCAAACGCAGCGTTCAAATCCGCTTCGTTGGCAAAATTCACGCCGAGCTCGGCCAGATGGCTCTTGAATGCATTGCGGCCCGAGTGTTTGCCGAGCACCATGCGGTTGGTTTTCCAGCCGACATCTTCGGCGCGCATGATTTCGTAAGTTTCACGATTTTTCAGCATGCCATCCTGATGGATGCCGGATTCATGCGCGAACGCATTGCCGCCGACAATTGCTTTATTGGGCTGCACCGGGAAACCGGTCACCCGCGACACCAGCTTCGATGCCGGTACGATCTGGGTGGTGTCGACATCGACCTGAACCGGGAAGAAGTCCTTGCGCGTGCGCACCGCCATGACAATCTCTTCCAGGCTGGCGTTACCGGCCCGCTCGCCCAAACCGTTGATGGTGCATTCAACCTGACGGGCACCGTTCATGACCGCGTCCAGCGAGTTGGCAACCGCCAAGCCCAGATCGTTATGGCAATGCACCGAGAAAATGGCCCGATCGGAATTCGGAATCCGCGCGATCAAATCGCGAATCATGGCGCCGTACTGTCGCGGCATGGCATAGCCAACGGTATCCGGAATATTGATCGTGCGGGCGCCGGCATTGATCACCTGTTCGATGATGCGGCAGAGAAAATCCGGTTCGGAGCGACCCGCGTCTTCACAGGAAAACTCGACATCATCCATCAGGTTGCGCGCCTTGGTCACTGCCCGCACAGCCTGTTCGATGACCTTGTCCGGCTCCATCTGCAACTTGTACTTCATGTGGATTGGCGACGTTGCGATGAAGGTGTGAATGCGGCCACGCGCAGCCGGCTTCAGCGCTTCTGCGGCCCGCTCGATGTCCTTGTCCAGCGCCCGCGACAGCGAACAAACAGTGGAATCCTTGATCGCAGCCGCGACCGCCTGCACCGACTCAAAATCGCCGGGGCTGGCAATGGCAAAGCCGGCTTCGATCACATCAACCTTCATCCGCTCCAGCAGACGGGCAATGGCAATCTTTTCGTCCTTGTCCATTGACGCACCGGGGCTTTGCTCGCCGTCCCGCAGTGTGGTGTCAAATATGATCAGCTTGGGCTTGTCGCCGGCTACGTTGGCGCTCATGACTGCTCTGCTCCTGACCGGTACCCGTGGGCCCGGTTCGTGACTCGTGGGGTTGGCTGGATCATACCGCTGCCGGGTCCATCCGCCCAAGCCGGCCAGTAGCACTCGCGTTAGAATATCGCGGATATTTCACTCGCTTTGGCCACCCCTTCCGCATGTTACGTCAACCCGATT contains:
- a CDS encoding 2-isopropylmalate synthase → MSANVAGDKPKLIIFDTTLRDGEQSPGASMDKDEKIAIARLLERMKVDVIEAGFAIASPGDFESVQAVAAAIKDSTVCSLSRALDKDIERAAEALKPAARGRIHTFIATSPIHMKYKLQMEPDKVIEQAVRAVTKARNLMDDVEFSCEDAGRSEPDFLCRIIEQVINAGARTINIPDTVGYAMPRQYGAMIRDLIARIPNSDRAIFSVHCHNDLGLAVANSLDAVMNGARQVECTINGLGERAGNASLEEIVMAVRTRKDFFPVQVDVDTTQIVPASKLVSRVTGFPVQPNKAIVGGNAFAHESGIHQDGMLKNRETYEIMRAEDVGWKTNRMVLGKHSGRNAFKSHLAELGVNFANEADLNAAFARFKDLADKKHEVFDDDLLAIAKDSQQIQVNEGLRLVSLKVHSETGETPAASLVLSINGNEKQANAQGNGPVDAAYRAVNDLVGSDVAVQEFTVNAVTKGMDSQVEVNVRVEHDNHIVTGHGADMDIVVASVKAYLHALNTLQTMESRLHPHVATH
- the rimI gene encoding ribosomal protein S18-alanine N-acetyltransferase; protein product: MRSLGNGLVLKPFAKSDLDTIHAVERRAYAVPWSYGVFYDCLIARYDCQALWRGEQLLGYFVGQRVLDEAHLLNLCVDPDCHRQGLGELLLQEWLLLASGSGCKKALLEVRVSNVGAQTLYRKAGFQQIGYRKGYYPALEGREDGIVMALALPQALSASV
- a CDS encoding uracil-DNA glycosylase family protein, with product MSAAENMQARSAALRRMGIVEWLPRVTESALAEEAVSQNGDDSVVAQHTVFFSQQGARPVAVEASAPVAVRHVATANVSPLVAAPASVSPVSATVERNPTPQTVSSQTVSPQSASAQSAPVSMPSLRGRLLRAGNQAPILVLALAEKNQRDALLHPDTGSGALLNAMLATLPAATAVAVIGVERGEPLAVPATILVLGERSARALLGNDIAAPLRGRVHLFGQSRVVVSYHPDEARQNAALKRLVWDDLRLLAGLVPPPAPESP